The genome window CAGTAAGGGTTATACGCTTTGTTAAAATCCAGAACAATTACATTGTTTTTGATTTCAGAAACGGGATAATCCAGGTAGCGGCCGCCACCATACGTTTCCTTTCCGCTGGTTGCGTCTTTGAAAAGGACGGAGATAACGCTTTCATTTTTAAGCAATAACAGCTTCTGCTCCTGGTCGCCAATCTTGAAATTGGCATAACCATACTTCTCATATTTCTCCGACGTCCCGTCCGTGTATTTCACTACAACTTCCTTATCATCATTCATATAAGGAGAAATATTGGCCTTGATGCGATAGGTGAGGTCGGGTGCAAAGTAATGCAGGCCGTGGAAGCTTTCTTTGTCTGCGATGGGAGAGTCCTCGGTGGTGCGGAACTGCTCGTCTTTGGCCGCGCGCTCGTTGAGTATGGTCGTTTTGTATTGCTCGGGGTTGCTGGCGATCTGATCTTCGCTGGCTCCATTAAGGCCTCCAATAGAGAAATTTTCGACTACAAAATAGGCCAGGATCGCAATTACCATCGCGATTGTGCTGTACCGGATTACCTTATTTTTAAACATGAGACTTCGAAATTTTTGAACGGATCACAAACTTACACCCGAAAGTGTGCTTTGAAAAAGTATAAGATGTTTATTTACTTTTTTATGATAATTTTGAATCTTCGCACCGCGCCGGGTTGCGACTTTGGATGAAATATCCCTAAATTGAGCCTGGCTAATTATTAAACACAATACCTGACCCATCATATGTCATACACCAAGCGAGTACTCATTGCCGAAGACAGCTCAGTTATTCAAAATCTGGCAAGGAAGATTCTGGAATTTCAACATTACGAGATCACTTCTGTCAAAAACGGAGAGCAGGTTTTGCAGCTTCTTGAAAAAGAGGATTTCGATATTATTTTGCTGGATATCAATATGCCTGTGATGGATGGAATGGAGTGCGCAAGAAGCATCCGCAAATTGCCTAACGAGAAAAAGGCCAAAACGCCCATCGTTGCCATTACCGGAAACGCCAAAAACTATTCGGAAGAAGACTTTAAACAAGCAGGATTTGACGATGCGCTGATGAAACCTTTGAATTTTGACCGTCTGGTTGAAGTGGTCGCGCATTTGACAGAATAAACCTGATGAGGATTACATTTTTAGGGACCGGCACATCACAGGGAATACCGGTTATTGCCTGTGAATGTGCCGTTTGCCGATCTGATGACCCGCGCGACAAGCGTTTAAGGACTTCCGTTTGGATCCAGGTTGATGGCAGATCTTTCGTTATTGACACCGGTCCCGACTTTCGTCAGCAGATGCTCCGGGCCAATGTAAAGGACCTGGACGCAGCTATTTTTACGCATCAGCACAAGGACCACACCGCCGGACTTGACGATATCCGTGCATTCAACCACCGCAGTCAGCGTGATATTCCGCTTTACGGAAGAGAATCTGTTTTAATGCAGATCCAAAACGAGTTCGCCTACGCTTTTTCTGAGAAAAGATATCCGGGCGTGCCGCACTTTGAGCTTCATAACATTGATAATGAGCCATTTGATGTGCAGGGTGTAAAATTTACGCCTATTGAGGCCATGCACCACAAGTTGCCGGTTTACGGCTACCGGGTTGGTGATTTTACTTACATTACCGATGCCAATCTTATTGCTGAAAAAGAGCAGCAAAAGATCATTGGATCAAAGGTCCTCGTTTTGGATACGCTGCAAAAAGAGCCGCATCTTTCTCATTTTACATTATCCCAATCTTTGGAACTGATTGAAAAACTGCAAGTTCCAAAGGCCTATCTGGTGCATATGAGCCATAAACTAGGAAAGCATGCCGATATTGAAAATGAGCTGCCTGCTCATGTACATCTGGCCTATGACGGCCTAGTGCTGGATTTGTAGGTCAGCCCTCACTGATCCATTGCATAACCAGCGCCGTAAGATAACCCCCATAAGTGCCGATTGCATAGCCCAGAATCGCAAGCAAAACTCCGACTGTTGCCAGTGAGGGGTGAAAGGCAGCAGCTACCACAGACGCCGAAGCCGAACCGCCCACGTTCGCCTGACTTCCCACCGCCAGAAAAAAGAAAGGGATTTTAAGCCATTTGCAAACCAGCACCAAAATAATCGCATGCGTCAATATCCAGATCAGGCCAATAGCAAAAAGTCCGGGATTCCCGGCCACCGCACCCAGATCCATCTGCATTCCGATCGTGGCTACCAGCACATATAGGAACACCGAACCGAGCTTGGAGGCGCCCACATGTTCCAGTTTTCGGACAGGCGTCAGCGAAAGCGCGATGCCAATGAATGTAGCAATGGTTACCACCCAGAAAAAGGGCGAGGTAAGGCTGTATTTATCTAAAAAAGGATAGTTTCTGGACAGATAGGGCGTGATAATGTCTGCCAGAAAGTGGGCTGCTCCCGTGGCACCGAAGCCTGCTGCTCCCAGGAAAATATAATCCCGCATGGCAGGCGTGTTCTCGTTGGTTTTGTTTTGTATATCAAGATGTTGCTTTATCAGCTCAATGGGCCGGCTGTCAGCGCCGAGCCAGCGGTCGATCCTGGCGGCATTTCCTGCGCCGTAAATCAGAAATGCCATCCATAGCTCTGCAACAAGCACATCCACGGCCACCATTTGTGAAAACAGCGCGTCGCTGGGCTGAAAAACTTCCCTTAATGCAGTCTGGTTAGCCCCGCCGCCGATCCAACTTCCGGCAATGGTGGCAAGCCCGCGCCAAACCGCATCGGCGCCTTCGCCGGCCACAGTCTGCGGACTGATCAGCCCCACGATCCACAAAGCAAATGGCCCGCCGATCATAATGCCCAGCGTTCCTACCAGCATAGCAATCAACGCTTTTGGCCCTAACCGGCTCAATGAGCGCCAGTCCATGCCGATCGTAAAAAAGACAAGGCAAGCGGGAAGAAAATATTTGGAAATAACCGGATAAAGCTGCGAGGTCTGACCATTTACAATGCCAAACGAATTCAGCAGGCCGGGAATAAAATAGCAAAGCAACAGCGGAGGGACTATTGCATAAAACCGCTTCCAGGCAGCGTTACCATCAGAAGCTGTATAAAAAATAGCAGCTAAAATCAGCATTAACAAACCAAGAACAACTGCGTCGTTTGTAATCATAAATAGGGTCTGGGAAATGAAATCGGGTAAAATTAACGTTGTTTTTTGTCCCGACGAAAGTCATTTGTCCGCTTATCACGTAAAACGCTGGTTTTGCGAAATATAAATTTGAAAAAATTTCCTTTTTCGTAATTTAGATGGTCATTTTTGCGATTAATGTTAATAATATTTTACTATGGCGATATACAATCTATCACTGAATGGAAAGAAGGTAAAAGTTGATGTCGAGCCCGATATGCCTTTGCTATGGGTTGTCCGCGATTTTGCCGGGTTAAAAGGCACTAAGTTCGGCTGTGGAATGGCCCTGTGCGGAGCCTGCACGGTGCATCTGAACGGAGAGCCAACGCGCTCCTGCCAGCTGCCGGTTTCGGGCGTGGGTAAAAATGATAAGATCACCACCATCGAAGGCATCGGAGATGGCAAGATGAATGTGCTTCAAAAAGCCTGGATCGAAGAGCAGGTCCCGCAATGTGGTTACTGTCAGTCGGGCCAGATCATGTCTGCCGCGGCGCTTCTCAAATCCAAACCCAATCCAACAGATGCCGACATTGATGCGGCTATGAGCGGAAACCTATGCCGGTGCGGCACATATGATCGCATCAGGAAAGCCATTCACCGGGCTGCCGAGGAGATGAAAGTTTCGGAAAACGGCATTGGAAAGCGTTAACAGGCAACATTCAGTCAACATTAGCTTTAAAGACATTGAAAAATATACAAACATCACGACGCGATTTCCTGAAAGCTTCGGGCATCACCACTTTCGGGCTTGCATTAGGCATTTCAGGTTTTACCAGGGACGCATCTTTAAAAAAGATTACGCCTGCTGTGCTCCGCCTGGAAATCAATCCCTTCATTATCATTGACACCAACGGCAACATTACCCTTGTTAACCCAAGGCCTGATATGGGCCAGGGCTCAACGCAGGCCGTGCCGTCGCTTCTGGCCGAAGAGCTGGAAGTAAGCCTGGAAAAAGTGCTCATCGTGCAAAGTGACGGAATGGGCAAGTATGGCAGCCAGACTTCGGGAGGCAGCAGTTCGGTGCGCGAACTATGGTTTCCGATCCGAAAAGCCGGGGCCGCAGCCAGGGAAATGCTTACAACCACTGCCGCCAAAAGGTGGAATGTGCCTGTTTCGGAATGCCACGCCGAAGATGCCAAGATCGTCCACAAGGCAACAGGCAAAAGCCTGACTTATGGTGAGCTGGCCGATGAAGCCTCCAAGCTGGAAATTCCTAAAAATCCCAAGCTTAAAGATGCCAGCGATTTCAAGATCATTGGTAAATACAATAAAAGACTCGATGTGCCCGAGCGCGTAAACGGCAAGGCGGTGTATGGCATCGACGTGGATGTGCCGGGAATGGTGTATGCAAGCATTCTACATTCCCCCATGATCCACGGTAAAGTGGCTTCCATCGATGATACGGAAGCAAAAAAGATCAAGGGCGTTTTGCAGGTTATCAAAACCGAAAGGACCATGCCGCACCGCACTTCCGAAGCCGTAGCTGTGGTGGCCACCAATTACTGGGCGGCTCTGAAAGGCAAAAAGGCGTTGGTTGTAAAATGGGATAATGGTGATCTGGAAAAATCTTTAAGCACAGCCAATTATTTCGCAGCCACCTATGAAGCGGCCAAAAAAGAGGGCATTAACGCTGAGGAGAAAGGCGATTTTACTGCAAAATACGCTTCTGCCCAGGAAAAGCTCGAAGCCAACTATGAGACGCCGTTTTTAGCACATGCACCCATAGAGCCTGAAAATGCAATAGCGCATGTCAAGGACGACGGAACAGTGGAAATTTGGGCGCCCGTGCAAGGGCCCGACTGGGCATTGCGAGATGTTTGCGGCTATATGAAAGTAAAACCTGAGCAGGTAAAAATCAATGTTACGCTGCTGGGAGGTGCATTCGGCCGGAAAGCATATCACGACTTTGTGCTGGAAGCATGCCACATTTCAAAAGTGGTCAAGAAACCCGTTAAGGTGGTCTGGACGCGGGAAGATGATATTTCACAGGGCCCTTACCGGCCGGGAATGCTCAGTCATATGCAGGGTTTTGTAGAAAATGGCAAAATCACGGGTTTTCATCATCACGCCATTGGTGAATCCATTTCCGGTCAGGTTTTTGGTGGATTGAAAGAAACCGACGCAGATCCCTGGCTTAGCGGCGAGCTGGCCACAGAAAATAATAAATATCGCTTCGACGGCGCTTCTAAGGTAAGCTGGACGCATGTCAAAACCGACATTCCGGTGGTGTGGTGGCGTTCTGTTTATGCGTCAAACTTCGGATGGGGACAGGAGTGCTTTGTGGATGAGCTCGCCCATCTGGCAAAAAAAGACCCGTTACAAGCCAGAATGGACATTCTTACTGATGACCGCTTTAAGAAAGTGCTTCAAACATTGGCTGAAAAAGCAAATTGGGAAGAAAAATTGCCTGATGGTTCGGGAAAAGGGCTTGCCGTATTCAGCTCTTTCAGCAGCATTTCCGCATGTTGCATCACAGTTTCCAGGAAAGACCAGGGAGTAAAGATTGATAAAGTGGTCTCTGTCATCGACTGCGGGCATTATGTAAACCCGGATAACGTGAAAGCGCAAACCGAAGGCAACATTGTCATGGGCATTACGGCCGCTATCAAAGACGGCATCACATTCACCAATGGCATCAGCGATCAAAACAATTTCCACCAATACAACATCCTGCGCCTCAACGAGATGCCCGCCATCGACATCCACATCATAGACAGCGGCGCAGCACCAGGCGGAGTAGGAGAGCCCGGCCTGCCACCCATCGCCCCGGCCTTGGGCAACGCCGTCTTCGCCGCCACCGGCAAACGCCTCCGCAAGCTTCCTTTTGATATCGGGAATCTGGGGTAGGTAAGCGAAACCCCCGTTTTCTAAGGAGTAATAAACATTAAGATATTATTCGAATAACATTAAACGCCCGTAGCTAACGTCAGTCGGCTACGGGCGTTTATTTATTTATAGCTAGGGACAAAAATTTAATAGATGGCAATGCTTTCAGTCTTCACTTCCCCTCCCTGCGTGGTAATTTGTACATGATATAGTCCGGTAGCTATTCTTTCTATTGACAACCCTTCACTGGGCACCTTTTTAGTTTCGAAAATAATTTTTCCACGTAAATCAGTAATGCTAAGCCAAGTGATATTCCTGGCATTTTTTACAAACAGGAAGTCAGAAACAGGGTTTGGGTAAATGAATGTTGAAGCCTGATTCAGCTCGAATCGGAGCATACGCTTCTGGCTGTATGAATAGGTGCCATCGCGATCAACCATTTTCAAGCGATAGTAATTAAGGCCATCGAGCGGGTGAATGTCCGTCCACTGGTAATTGACAAGCTGGGTACTCTCACCTTTTGCAGCATGTTCACCTATTTTCAACCAGGCTTTGGCATCGAGACTACGTTCAATTTCAAAAGCGGAGCTATTGCTTTCGTCTGTTGTTGCCCATTTTAGGATGGCTTGTTGATTTTCATCGGTTGCAGAGAAATGGGCAAGTGTTACCGGAAGGGACCCGCAAGAGCTTTGAACAGCTGCCTGGCTTTCACAACCAATGCCATTACCACTAATGCTGGCAGTACTTTGCCTGATAAAAATACAGACCGGCTCAATAGCGCACATGGTTAATTTTGGATTGTTAGTGATTGCCAATCCTCCGATAGCAAGCGAAGCCGAAATTCTCCCGGTTTCACTATTGCTCTGTTCACCAGCGCCCAAACCATCAAGGCTTTTCAACTCTGCATTGCCGGTAATCTGGATCCAGCCAATATTTGTAAGGTTATCGAGGCCCGACAAGTCGGTTAACAATGGGTTGTTCCTGATGATAAAATTTGTTGCCGAATTAAGATTGTTTAATCCGTTAAGACTGCCAAGACCTTTGCTGTCGCTGATAACCAGCCAATATACGTAACCAATACTTTGCAATCCAGTCAGATCAGTCAATAGATTATTATCACTAATATAAAGCTCACTCATAGATATGCTGGTGGGTAAACCAGCGAGGCTAGTCAGACTTTTGTTAGAACTCACGTGCATTTGGTAGGAAACGGAAGTTAAACTCGATAGTCCTGTTAAATCTTTCAAAAGATCATTTTCACCAATAAGTATGCGGCTCACATTGCT of Dyadobacter chenhuakuii contains these proteins:
- a CDS encoding DUF1684 domain-containing protein, whose translation is MFKNKVIRYSTIAMVIAILAYFVVENFSIGGLNGASEDQIASNPEQYKTTILNERAAKDEQFRTTEDSPIADKESFHGLHYFAPDLTYRIKANISPYMNDDKEVVVKYTDGTSEKYEKYGYANFKIGDQEQKLLLLKNESVISVLFKDATSGKETYGGGRYLDYPVSEIKNNVIVLDFNKAYNPYCVYQESYACPVPPQENTLSVAILAGEQLESAVHN
- a CDS encoding response regulator, producing MSYTKRVLIAEDSSVIQNLARKILEFQHYEITSVKNGEQVLQLLEKEDFDIILLDINMPVMDGMECARSIRKLPNEKKAKTPIVAITGNAKNYSEEDFKQAGFDDALMKPLNFDRLVEVVAHLTE
- a CDS encoding MBL fold metallo-hydrolase, whose product is MRITFLGTGTSQGIPVIACECAVCRSDDPRDKRLRTSVWIQVDGRSFVIDTGPDFRQQMLRANVKDLDAAIFTHQHKDHTAGLDDIRAFNHRSQRDIPLYGRESVLMQIQNEFAYAFSEKRYPGVPHFELHNIDNEPFDVQGVKFTPIEAMHHKLPVYGYRVGDFTYITDANLIAEKEQQKIIGSKVLVLDTLQKEPHLSHFTLSQSLELIEKLQVPKAYLVHMSHKLGKHADIENELPAHVHLAYDGLVLDL
- a CDS encoding DUF819 family protein, with amino-acid sequence MITNDAVVLGLLMLILAAIFYTASDGNAAWKRFYAIVPPLLLCYFIPGLLNSFGIVNGQTSQLYPVISKYFLPACLVFFTIGMDWRSLSRLGPKALIAMLVGTLGIMIGGPFALWIVGLISPQTVAGEGADAVWRGLATIAGSWIGGGANQTALREVFQPSDALFSQMVAVDVLVAELWMAFLIYGAGNAARIDRWLGADSRPIELIKQHLDIQNKTNENTPAMRDYIFLGAAGFGATGAAHFLADIITPYLSRNYPFLDKYSLTSPFFWVVTIATFIGIALSLTPVRKLEHVGASKLGSVFLYVLVATIGMQMDLGAVAGNPGLFAIGLIWILTHAIILVLVCKWLKIPFFFLAVGSQANVGGSASASVVAAAFHPSLATVGVLLAILGYAIGTYGGYLTALVMQWISEG
- a CDS encoding (2Fe-2S)-binding protein, whose amino-acid sequence is MAIYNLSLNGKKVKVDVEPDMPLLWVVRDFAGLKGTKFGCGMALCGACTVHLNGEPTRSCQLPVSGVGKNDKITTIEGIGDGKMNVLQKAWIEEQVPQCGYCQSGQIMSAAALLKSKPNPTDADIDAAMSGNLCRCGTYDRIRKAIHRAAEEMKVSENGIGKR
- a CDS encoding xanthine dehydrogenase family protein molybdopterin-binding subunit — protein: MKNIQTSRRDFLKASGITTFGLALGISGFTRDASLKKITPAVLRLEINPFIIIDTNGNITLVNPRPDMGQGSTQAVPSLLAEELEVSLEKVLIVQSDGMGKYGSQTSGGSSSVRELWFPIRKAGAAAREMLTTTAAKRWNVPVSECHAEDAKIVHKATGKSLTYGELADEASKLEIPKNPKLKDASDFKIIGKYNKRLDVPERVNGKAVYGIDVDVPGMVYASILHSPMIHGKVASIDDTEAKKIKGVLQVIKTERTMPHRTSEAVAVVATNYWAALKGKKALVVKWDNGDLEKSLSTANYFAATYEAAKKEGINAEEKGDFTAKYASAQEKLEANYETPFLAHAPIEPENAIAHVKDDGTVEIWAPVQGPDWALRDVCGYMKVKPEQVKINVTLLGGAFGRKAYHDFVLEACHISKVVKKPVKVVWTREDDISQGPYRPGMLSHMQGFVENGKITGFHHHAIGESISGQVFGGLKETDADPWLSGELATENNKYRFDGASKVSWTHVKTDIPVVWWRSVYASNFGWGQECFVDELAHLAKKDPLQARMDILTDDRFKKVLQTLAEKANWEEKLPDGSGKGLAVFSSFSSISACCITVSRKDQGVKIDKVVSVIDCGHYVNPDNVKAQTEGNIVMGITAAIKDGITFTNGISDQNNFHQYNILRLNEMPAIDIHIIDSGAAPGGVGEPGLPPIAPALGNAVFAATGKRLRKLPFDIGNLG
- a CDS encoding T9SS type A sorting domain-containing protein; this encodes MKPVLLISAQFCLFIFALSTQALAGTCRFTELRLNSQSAVNNFDASCTSVIGNISIAGADITDLAPLAGVATIDGTLTIQNNTILPNLKQLANLTSTKNLLIYNNDLLTDLSGLEGLTSNSGSIHIRFHKNLTSLTGLNNLATARIFYITDNALLENLDGLASLTTITDVLMISLNKSLVNLEGLNNLSNVSRILIGENDLLKDLTGLSSLTSVSYQMHVSSNKSLTSLAGLPTSISMSELYISDNNLLTDLTGLQSIGYVYWLVISDSKGLGSLNGLNNLNSATNFIIRNNPLLTDLSGLDNLTNIGWIQITGNAELKSLDGLGAGEQSNSETGRISASLAIGGLAITNNPKLTMCAIEPVCIFIRQSTASISGNGIGCESQAAVQSSCGSLPVTLAHFSATDENQQAILKWATTDESNSSAFEIERSLDAKAWLKIGEHAAKGESTQLVNYQWTDIHPLDGLNYYRLKMVDRDGTYSYSQKRMLRFELNQASTFIYPNPVSDFLFVKNARNITWLSITDLRGKIIFETKKVPSEGLSIERIATGLYHVQITTQGGEVKTESIAIY